A genomic region of Tsukamurella pulmonis contains the following coding sequences:
- a CDS encoding type I polyketide synthase, which produces MSSGPDEAALRTWLISHLVDVVGCTPDQVDPDAPVRDLGIGSTHAVVLAGELTELLGRRVGVEELFEHPSVNSLAGALAGAAEEGGPRAPLPVARVADDAVAVIGIGCRFPADIQGPEAFWSFLEAGDCAVGEVPDDRWDGFVDDAPENVEAARATTRWGAYLADVAAFDAEHFGVSPKEAEKMDPQQRLLLEVAHEALEHAGIPVDSLARSATGVFAGACAAEYGYLVGSDLSTVDGWSGTGSALSVIANRVSYAFDLRGPSVTIDTACSSSLVSIHLACRSLRSGETDLAIAAGVNTMLSPAVTRSFDQLEAMSPTGRCHSFDAAADGYVRGEGCGAVVLKRLADAQRDGDRVLAVVRGSAVNQDGRSNGLTAPNPAAQSAVLRAAYADAGVAPGEVDYVETHGTGTLLGDPIEARALGGVLGRGRAAQAPLLLGAVKSGLGHLEAAAGVAGFIKTVLALHHARIPGTVGYTTPNPHIPFDAHRLRVVAEHTDWPTAPRPRRAGVSSFGFGGTNAHVVLEQAPAVEAADEPADGGPFRLEVSAGSPSRVAGFAAVLADWLDGAGRATDLGAVASALAYRRARGRCTGAVVAADHGGAIAGLRALAGGGAGAAGVVPARAAAPRSGVVFVFSGQGSQWAGMGRRLLDEEPAFAAAVSELDPVFTAHAGYSLLEALRSGAPVTGIDRIQPLLVGVQLALVALWRAHGVVPDAVIGHSMGEVTAAIVAGGLSVDDGLRVICTRSRLMRRELSGRGAMALIEMDEAAAHEVAARFEGVSVAVISSPRQTVVAGEPHRIDALIDEVAARGLLARRVEVDVASHHATVDPILDELRTELAGLNPRNPAIPVLSTVRPGTESPVFDADYWCENLRSPVRFADAVHAAGARWGTFVEVSPHPILTHAVTESLPEPGHRVTGTLLRDGDEQLDVHTALAVVGRPIASAVRGPHVDLPTTPWRHTRHWVRPARRSAGAGTAARPGTLLGGHIPIAGAGTAHLWRARIAPALRPYPGGHRIREVEIVPISVLLQSFAAAAADIGATGIDRLAFDRPLVLDRERTIQLVADDGALALSSAPGESGPWVRHASARIAAGSAPTPLAGPGPAAIEQSPPAGPPADWGVSGTPYPWTVEAVHGDEDAVSITVSAGRAPLTALLDAAVSAARMIALDDPRLLIPAAVRSLHVLGEPAEGEATVVVRPARPGQSVRGAQFLLDGVDIDVRAADGTGLAALRGLRFAALDDAAQEPDALPAEIVHTLQWSPFDPGAETDPVADVAVLGSDEVASALSASGLRPVAEPSAADRVIYVARPRPGESDPAAAQRYTEDVLELVRSMLAGGARARLWLITDGAADGAAPHAAAQSVLWGLAGVVAAEHPQSWGGLLDLEPGTVDAADGALIATALAARGLRHPVRLRAGRLSSGVPAPLTATGAGYPLRCRPDGAYLVTGGMGGLGPAIAGWLADHGARRIVLAGRTALPRRDDWAGTADPETRRRIDAVIGLERRGVAVEAVRLDVAEPGALEAYLRERDQRGAPPIRGVVHAAGVQSATLLTELRPDAVRGVLAPKVAGARALADAFPPGTVDFLHLVGSAGAVFGVPGQGAYAAANAYLDGLARCRAHEGADDTLALDWVAWDGMGFGADAAVVRDELDRVGSRPVRPGEAFAAWDHAAAHGVTQAIMVPIPAAERDEPDSAGEPASDWSAMDPALALSRIEEGLRGIVARELRLDPGELTTDRPFADIGLNSVMAMSIRRDAEELVGTELSVTMLWNHPTLGSLAGHLAERVGVPVAGATPVAGESADDTEDGLLESLFDSVEENAL; this is translated from the coding sequence CCGCGGACATCCAAGGGCCGGAGGCCTTCTGGTCGTTCCTCGAGGCCGGCGACTGCGCCGTCGGTGAGGTCCCGGACGACCGCTGGGACGGCTTCGTCGACGATGCGCCGGAGAACGTGGAGGCCGCGCGCGCGACCACGCGCTGGGGCGCCTACCTCGCCGACGTCGCCGCCTTCGACGCCGAGCACTTCGGCGTCTCGCCCAAGGAGGCCGAGAAGATGGACCCGCAGCAGCGGCTCCTGCTCGAGGTCGCCCACGAGGCGCTCGAACACGCCGGGATACCGGTGGATTCGCTGGCGCGCTCGGCCACCGGTGTCTTCGCCGGGGCCTGCGCGGCGGAGTACGGCTACCTGGTCGGCAGCGACCTCAGCACGGTGGACGGCTGGTCGGGGACGGGCAGCGCGTTGAGCGTCATCGCCAACCGCGTCTCCTACGCCTTCGACCTGCGCGGCCCGTCGGTCACCATCGACACCGCGTGCTCGTCGTCGCTGGTCTCGATCCACCTGGCCTGCCGCAGCCTGCGTTCGGGCGAGACGGATCTCGCGATCGCGGCGGGCGTCAACACGATGCTCTCGCCCGCCGTCACCCGCAGCTTCGATCAGCTCGAGGCCATGTCCCCGACGGGCCGCTGCCACTCCTTCGACGCCGCCGCCGACGGCTACGTGCGCGGTGAGGGCTGCGGGGCGGTCGTGCTCAAGCGGCTCGCGGACGCGCAGCGCGACGGTGACCGGGTCCTCGCCGTGGTCCGCGGCTCGGCGGTCAACCAGGACGGCCGCAGCAACGGACTCACCGCGCCCAATCCGGCGGCGCAGAGCGCCGTCCTCCGGGCGGCCTACGCCGATGCCGGGGTCGCGCCGGGCGAGGTCGACTACGTCGAGACCCACGGCACGGGAACGCTGCTCGGCGACCCCATCGAGGCACGCGCACTGGGCGGCGTGCTCGGCCGGGGGCGCGCGGCGCAGGCCCCGCTGCTGCTCGGGGCGGTGAAGTCCGGTCTGGGCCACCTGGAGGCCGCCGCGGGCGTCGCGGGCTTCATCAAGACCGTGCTGGCGCTGCACCACGCCCGCATTCCGGGCACCGTCGGGTACACCACCCCCAACCCGCACATCCCGTTCGACGCGCACCGACTCCGGGTCGTCGCCGAGCACACCGACTGGCCCACCGCGCCCCGGCCGCGCCGCGCCGGCGTCTCGTCGTTCGGTTTCGGCGGCACCAACGCCCACGTCGTCCTCGAACAGGCCCCCGCCGTCGAGGCGGCCGACGAGCCCGCGGACGGTGGGCCGTTCCGGCTCGAGGTCTCGGCCGGATCGCCCAGCAGGGTGGCGGGATTCGCCGCGGTGCTCGCCGACTGGCTCGACGGCGCCGGTCGCGCCACGGATCTGGGGGCCGTGGCCTCCGCGCTCGCGTACCGGCGCGCCCGCGGGCGCTGCACCGGCGCCGTCGTGGCCGCCGACCACGGCGGCGCGATCGCCGGCTTGCGCGCACTGGCCGGCGGCGGCGCGGGCGCCGCGGGAGTGGTGCCGGCCCGCGCGGCCGCGCCGCGCTCCGGGGTGGTCTTCGTCTTCTCCGGTCAGGGCTCGCAGTGGGCCGGGATGGGCCGCCGCCTGCTCGACGAGGAGCCGGCCTTCGCGGCCGCCGTGAGCGAGCTCGACCCGGTGTTCACCGCGCACGCGGGGTACTCCCTGCTCGAGGCGCTGCGCTCCGGTGCGCCGGTCACGGGCATCGACCGGATCCAACCACTGCTCGTCGGCGTGCAGCTCGCCCTGGTGGCACTCTGGCGCGCGCACGGCGTGGTGCCCGACGCGGTGATCGGGCATTCGATGGGCGAGGTCACCGCCGCGATCGTCGCCGGCGGCCTATCGGTCGACGACGGACTCCGCGTGATCTGCACCCGCTCCCGGCTCATGCGCCGCGAGCTCTCCGGACGCGGTGCGATGGCGCTGATCGAGATGGACGAGGCGGCCGCGCACGAGGTGGCCGCGCGGTTCGAGGGCGTGTCGGTGGCGGTGATCTCCTCGCCGCGGCAGACCGTCGTCGCGGGCGAGCCGCACCGGATCGACGCCCTGATCGACGAGGTCGCGGCCCGCGGCCTTCTGGCTCGCCGCGTGGAGGTGGACGTGGCCTCGCACCACGCCACCGTCGACCCGATCCTGGACGAGTTGCGCACGGAGCTGGCCGGATTGAACCCGCGTAATCCGGCGATCCCGGTGCTGTCGACCGTGCGTCCGGGCACCGAGTCGCCGGTCTTCGATGCGGACTACTGGTGCGAGAACCTGCGCTCGCCCGTCCGGTTCGCGGACGCCGTGCACGCCGCGGGCGCGCGCTGGGGCACGTTCGTCGAGGTCTCCCCGCACCCGATCCTCACCCACGCCGTCACCGAATCCCTGCCCGAGCCGGGCCATCGGGTCACCGGCACCCTGCTCCGCGACGGCGACGAGCAGCTCGACGTCCACACCGCGCTCGCCGTCGTGGGCCGGCCCATCGCCTCGGCGGTGCGCGGCCCGCACGTGGACCTGCCGACCACCCCGTGGCGGCACACGCGGCACTGGGTCCGTCCGGCGCGCCGCAGTGCGGGCGCGGGCACCGCCGCGCGCCCGGGCACGTTGCTCGGCGGCCACATCCCGATCGCCGGCGCGGGCACCGCGCACCTCTGGCGCGCCCGGATCGCGCCCGCCCTGCGCCCGTACCCGGGCGGGCACCGCATCCGCGAGGTCGAGATCGTGCCGATCTCGGTGCTGCTGCAGAGCTTCGCGGCGGCCGCCGCCGACATCGGTGCCACCGGGATCGATCGCCTCGCCTTCGACCGCCCGCTGGTGCTCGACCGCGAACGCACGATCCAGCTCGTCGCGGACGACGGGGCCCTCGCCCTCTCGAGCGCGCCCGGCGAGTCGGGGCCGTGGGTCCGGCATGCGAGCGCGCGGATCGCCGCGGGCTCGGCGCCCACTCCGCTCGCCGGGCCGGGCCCCGCGGCGATCGAGCAGTCCCCGCCCGCCGGGCCGCCCGCGGACTGGGGCGTGAGCGGCACGCCCTACCCGTGGACCGTCGAGGCCGTGCACGGCGACGAGGACGCCGTGTCCATCACCGTGTCCGCCGGGCGGGCACCGCTCACCGCGTTGCTCGACGCCGCCGTCTCCGCCGCCCGGATGATCGCTCTCGACGATCCGCGGCTGCTGATCCCGGCCGCGGTCCGCTCGCTGCACGTGCTCGGCGAGCCCGCGGAGGGCGAGGCGACCGTCGTCGTGCGGCCCGCGCGCCCCGGACAGTCCGTCCGCGGGGCGCAGTTCCTGCTCGACGGTGTCGACATCGACGTCCGCGCCGCGGACGGCACCGGCCTCGCCGCGCTGCGCGGGCTGCGCTTCGCCGCGCTCGACGACGCCGCGCAGGAGCCCGACGCGCTGCCCGCGGAGATCGTGCACACGCTGCAGTGGAGCCCGTTCGACCCCGGCGCCGAGACGGACCCGGTCGCCGACGTCGCGGTCCTCGGCTCCGACGAGGTCGCGTCGGCCCTTTCCGCGTCCGGCCTGCGGCCCGTCGCCGAGCCCTCCGCCGCCGACCGGGTGATCTACGTGGCCCGGCCGCGGCCCGGCGAGAGCGACCCCGCCGCCGCGCAGCGCTACACCGAGGACGTGCTGGAACTGGTGCGCTCGATGCTCGCCGGCGGTGCGCGGGCACGCCTGTGGCTCATCACCGACGGCGCCGCGGACGGCGCCGCGCCGCACGCGGCCGCGCAGTCCGTGCTGTGGGGACTGGCCGGCGTCGTCGCGGCCGAGCATCCGCAGTCGTGGGGCGGGCTGCTCGACCTCGAGCCCGGCACCGTCGACGCCGCGGACGGCGCCCTCATCGCCACGGCACTCGCTGCGCGGGGCCTGCGGCACCCGGTGCGCCTGCGCGCCGGCCGACTGAGCTCGGGCGTGCCGGCGCCGTTGACGGCCACCGGTGCCGGGTACCCGCTGCGCTGCCGCCCCGACGGTGCCTACCTCGTGACCGGTGGCATGGGCGGGCTGGGGCCGGCCATCGCCGGCTGGCTCGCCGATCACGGCGCCCGGCGGATCGTGCTCGCCGGCCGCACCGCGCTGCCGCGCCGCGACGACTGGGCCGGTACCGCGGACCCGGAGACCCGGCGCCGCATCGACGCCGTGATCGGGCTCGAGCGCCGTGGCGTCGCCGTCGAGGCCGTCCGCCTCGACGTGGCCGAGCCCGGAGCCCTCGAGGCGTACCTGCGCGAGCGCGATCAGCGCGGTGCACCGCCGATCCGCGGCGTGGTGCACGCGGCGGGCGTGCAGTCCGCGACCCTGCTCACCGAGCTGCGGCCGGATGCGGTCCGGGGCGTGCTGGCGCCCAAGGTCGCCGGCGCGCGGGCCCTCGCCGACGCCTTCCCGCCCGGCACCGTCGACTTCCTGCACCTGGTCGGCTCGGCCGGCGCCGTCTTCGGCGTCCCCGGGCAGGGCGCGTACGCGGCGGCCAACGCCTACCTCGACGGCCTGGCCCGGTGCCGCGCCCACGAGGGCGCCGACGACACCCTGGCGCTGGACTGGGTGGCCTGGGACGGCATGGGTTTCGGCGCCGACGCCGCCGTGGTCCGCGACGAGCTGGACCGGGTGGGATCGCGGCCCGTCCGCCCCGGCGAGGCCTTCGCCGCGTGGGACCACGCGGCGGCGCACGGCGTGACCCAGGCGATCATGGTGCCGATCCCGGCAGCCGAGCGGGACGAGCCGGACTCGGCGGGCGAGCCGGCCTCCGACTGGTCCGCGATGGATCCCGCCCTCGCGCTGAGCCGGATCGAGGAGGGACTGCGCGGCATCGTCGCCCGGGAACTGCGCCTCGACCCCGGCGAGCTCACGACCGACCGCCCGTTCGCGGACATCGGCCTGAACTCCGTGATGGCCATGTCCATCCGGCGCGACGCCGAGGAGCTGGTGGGCACCGAACTGTCGGTGACGATGCTGTGGAACCACCCCACTCTGGGCTCCCTCGCGGGGCATCTCGCCGAACGCGTCGGCGTGCCGGTGGCGGGCGCGACGCCAGTGGCCGGCGAGAGCGCGGACGACACCGAGGACGGGCTGCTGGAGAGCCTGTTCGACAGCGTGGAGGAGAACGCACTATGA